The following coding sequences are from one Dehalococcoidia bacterium window:
- a CDS encoding cytochrome C — protein sequence MNVIGNASVLERPVQCAEQPSVSREAKVGKALHGWVPQFLLIAAAALIGASLLFSFWGMNLRAPQYPGGLKARIYITHLAGDIQELNGLNHYIGMMNLNQAAALERSLAVYLIPTFALLTLAAAFVRLRWWWLLAIPALGLPVVFIADLGAWLYYAGHALDPRAPLSSSIKPFTPPVLGEGKIGQFTVVAFFETGFYLVLAASSLIVAAIALRWRAAASRRAG from the coding sequence GATAGGGAATGCATCTGTCCTGGAGCGGCCCGTTCAGTGCGCTGAGCAACCCAGCGTGTCACGCGAGGCAAAGGTGGGCAAGGCGCTGCATGGTTGGGTTCCCCAGTTCCTGCTGATAGCGGCCGCAGCCCTCATAGGGGCGTCGCTCCTGTTCTCATTCTGGGGGATGAACCTCCGCGCTCCGCAGTATCCCGGCGGCTTGAAGGCGCGGATTTACATCACGCACCTGGCAGGCGACATCCAGGAGTTGAACGGCCTCAATCACTACATTGGCATGATGAATCTGAACCAAGCCGCCGCCCTGGAGCGTTCCCTCGCGGTCTATCTCATTCCGACGTTCGCGCTTCTCACGCTGGCCGCGGCGTTTGTCCGGCTGCGCTGGTGGTGGCTGCTGGCGATTCCCGCGCTGGGGTTGCCGGTGGTGTTCATCGCCGACCTCGGCGCATGGCTGTATTACGCGGGGCATGCGCTGGACCCGCGCGCGCCGCTCAGTTCCAGCATCAAGCCGTTCACGCCGCCCGTGCTCGGCGAAGGGAAGATTGGCCAGTTCACTGTTGTCGCCTTCTTTGAGACGGGGTTCTATCTCGTCCTGGCGGCGTCCAGCCTGATAGTGGCGGCGATAGCGCTGCGGTGGCGCGCCGCGGCGTCCCGCCGCGCGGGGTGA